From Rutidosis leptorrhynchoides isolate AG116_Rl617_1_P2 chromosome 3, CSIRO_AGI_Rlap_v1, whole genome shotgun sequence, a single genomic window includes:
- the LOC139902314 gene encoding uncharacterized protein, with the protein MEEMTSLWNQQQQNIDELKLRIHYTRLELEAVKSKATEEMNKQNKLVEQLLHLLKLVCQERDEAKDQIHKLQMKIMPSLKNPLVSNCVVTDQLHHHPQKHHLTKPIKANSVVAKSNVFADAYNYSSWPIDSLFDPVTSQEFGNINTNTFDQDYQDVIWSNASGNVPNIDPNMLTMENMIKGKALPQKGNLLKAVTEAGPLLKTLLSTTGSPHNFVELTPPFPCYRNGGQNQMALKMKQSQPLFGGDNILNLDDMNYGNYNQRKMVLCSPRTSNLGVVEKRQRFR; encoded by the exons ATGGAAGAAATGACATCCTTATGGAATCAGCAGCAACAG AACATTGATGAACTGAAGCTCAGGATTCATTACACTAGACTTGAACTAGAGGCAGTCAaatcaaaagcaactgaagaaatgaATAAACAGAACAAATTAGTTGAACAATTGTTACACCTCCTAAAACTTGTTTGCCAAGAAAGAGATGAAGCAAAAGATCAAATTCATAAACTGCAAATGAAGATAATGCCTTCTTTAAAAAATCCCTTAGTCTCAAATTGCGTTGTGACGGATCAACTTCATCATCATCCTCAGAAACATCATTTAACGAAACCTATTAAAGCCAACTCCGTAGTTGCAAAATCAAATGTTTTTGCTGATGCATACAATTACAGCTCGTGGCCCATTGATTCACTTTTCGACCCTGTAACGTCTCAAGAGTTTGGTAACATTAACACAAACACTTTTGATCAAGATTATCAAGATGTAATCTGGTCCAACGCTTCAGGAAATGTACCAAACATCGATCCAAATATGTTGACAATGGAAAATATGATCAAAGGAAAAGCGTTACCGCAAAAAGGGAATTTACTAAAAGCAGTCACAGAGGCGGGCCCGCTTTTGAAAACTCTGCTTTCAACTACGGGCTCACCTCACAATTTTGTGGAACTGACACCACCATTTCCGTGTTATCGCAATGGTGGTCAGAATCAGATGGCATTGAAGATGAAACAATCACAACCGTTATTTGGTGGAGATAACATATTGAATCTTGATGATATGAATTATGGTAACTATAATCAAAGGAAGATGGTATTATGCTCTCCTAGAACTAGTAACCTTGGTGTGGTTGAAAAGAGGCAGAGGTTTCGATAA